In a genomic window of Leifsonia xyli subsp. cynodontis DSM 46306:
- a CDS encoding succinate dehydrogenase hydrophobic membrane anchor subunit, whose translation MTTIETPRTPARTGTRRNNWEKWGWIYMRASGVLLVVLIFGHLLINLVLDDGVKQIDFAFVAGKYAAPFWQVWDLLMLWLALIHGGNGMRTLVNDYTVNATLNRILKWAIAAAVVVLIVLGTLVIFTFDPCPAGAAADQLSSFCPAK comes from the coding sequence GTGACGACCATCGAAACGCCGCGCACGCCGGCCCGGACCGGCACGAGAAGGAACAACTGGGAGAAGTGGGGCTGGATCTACATGCGCGCCTCGGGCGTGCTGCTGGTCGTCCTCATCTTCGGCCACCTGCTGATCAACCTCGTCCTCGACGACGGCGTGAAGCAGATCGACTTCGCCTTCGTCGCGGGCAAGTACGCCGCCCCATTCTGGCAGGTCTGGGACCTGCTGATGCTGTGGCTGGCCCTCATCCACGGCGGCAACGGGATGCGGACCCTGGTCAACGACTACACCGTCAATGCGACGCTCAACCGCATCCTCAAGTGGGCCATCGCCGCCGCGGTCGTCGTACTGATCGTGCTGGGCACCCTCGTGATCTTCACGTTCGACCCGTGCCCGGCCGGCGCCGCAGCCGACCAGCTGTCCTCGTTCTGCCCGGCCAAGTGA
- the sdhC gene encoding succinate dehydrogenase, cytochrome b556 subunit, producing the protein MPEQAAGTLQPTKNRPGGTLYHGREGMWSWVLHRITGVAIFFFLLVHILDTSLIRVSPEAYNAVIGTYKNPIIGLGEIALVAAIVFHAFNGLRIILIDFWSKGVKYQKVMFWIVIALWAVLMAGFVPVQLIHILSEAN; encoded by the coding sequence GTGCCAGAGCAAGCGGCAGGGACCCTGCAACCGACAAAGAACCGGCCCGGGGGAACCCTGTACCATGGCCGCGAAGGAATGTGGTCGTGGGTCCTCCACCGCATCACCGGTGTGGCCATCTTCTTCTTCCTTCTCGTCCACATCCTGGACACCTCGCTCATCCGGGTCAGCCCGGAGGCGTACAACGCGGTCATCGGCACGTACAAGAACCCGATCATAGGACTCGGCGAGATCGCCCTGGTCGCTGCCATCGTGTTCCACGCCTTCAACGGCCTGCGCATCATCCTGATCGACTTCTGGAGCAAAGGCGTCAAGTACCAGAAGGTCATGTTCTGGATCGTCATCGCGCTCTGGGCGGTCCTGATGGCCGGGTTCGTCCCGGTGCAGCTGATCCACATCCTCTCGGAGGCGAACTGA
- a CDS encoding mannose-1-phosphate guanylyltransferase — MTTSPLDRFYGVIPAGGIGSRLWPLSRADAPKFLHDLTGSGQTLLRDTWDRLAPLAGEQRIMVVTGRAHRAAVEAQLPALTDPNIVLESEPRDSTAAIGLAAAILERREPGVIVGSFAADHVIQNEPLFAAAVREAAAAADAGYIATIGIKPTEAAVGFGYIQTGAALAVAGAPSALTADSFVEKPDHATAERYLAGGRHLWNAGMFIARASRLLEEIGRSRPQLLAGLQELAAAWDDPATRGPAVDRIWPALEKIAIDYSVAEPAAAGGRLAVIPGSFDWDDVGDFASLAKLNSGGRKSDLAILGEDARVLSDASSGIVVSRSKRVISLIGVKDIVVVDTPDALLVTTSENAQRVKAVVDALKLTGSTDVL, encoded by the coding sequence ATGACGACATCCCCCCTCGACCGCTTCTACGGCGTCATCCCCGCGGGCGGCATCGGTTCCCGTCTGTGGCCGCTCTCCCGGGCCGACGCTCCGAAGTTCCTGCACGACCTGACCGGATCGGGTCAGACCCTGCTGCGGGACACCTGGGACAGACTGGCCCCGCTCGCGGGCGAGCAGCGGATCATGGTCGTCACCGGGCGGGCGCACCGGGCCGCGGTGGAGGCGCAACTGCCCGCGCTCACCGATCCGAACATCGTCCTGGAGTCGGAGCCGCGGGACTCGACGGCCGCGATCGGGCTGGCCGCTGCGATCCTGGAACGGCGGGAGCCCGGTGTCATCGTCGGCTCGTTCGCGGCCGATCACGTCATCCAGAACGAACCGCTCTTCGCCGCCGCCGTGCGCGAAGCCGCCGCCGCCGCCGATGCCGGCTACATCGCCACGATCGGCATCAAGCCGACCGAGGCGGCCGTCGGCTTCGGCTACATCCAGACCGGCGCCGCCCTCGCCGTCGCCGGCGCCCCGAGCGCGCTGACGGCCGACTCCTTCGTCGAGAAACCCGACCACGCCACCGCCGAACGCTACCTCGCCGGCGGCCGGCACCTGTGGAACGCGGGGATGTTCATCGCCCGCGCCAGCCGCCTGCTGGAGGAGATCGGCCGCTCCCGCCCGCAGCTCCTCGCCGGACTCCAGGAACTCGCCGCGGCCTGGGACGACCCGGCCACCCGCGGGCCCGCCGTCGACCGGATCTGGCCGGCGCTCGAGAAGATCGCCATCGACTACTCGGTGGCAGAGCCCGCCGCCGCCGGCGGCCGCCTCGCGGTCATCCCGGGCTCCTTCGACTGGGACGATGTGGGCGACTTCGCCTCGCTGGCGAAGCTGAACTCGGGCGGGCGCAAATCGGATCTCGCCATCCTCGGGGAAGACGCCCGGGTGCTCTCCGATGCGTCCAGCGGCATCGTCGTCAGCCGGTCGAAGCGCGTCATCAGTCTCATCGGTGTGAAAGACATCGTCGTCGTGGACACCCCCGACGCCCTCCTCGTGACGACGAGCGAGAACGCGCAGCGGGTGAAGGCGGTCGTGGACGCGCTCAAGCTGACCGGCTCGACCGACGTGCTGTAG
- a CDS encoding glycosyltransferase family 4 protein: protein MRVAIVSESFLPTVNGVTTSVLRVLEQLAALGHEAIVICPDAGAPAEYAGFRIHQVPSIAYRQFPVGLPSPQVQRILARFAPDVLHAASPFFLGAQAIAAANRLGVPSVAVYQTDVAGFARRNGFGMTSAIAGKYVAWVHEGADVTLAPSAASEYDLRTAGVKPLGRWGRGVDLERYHPNNRTARAAVELRERLSPHGETVVGYVGRVAPEKQVERLASLRGLPGVSVAIVGDGPSLPAVSEALSGMEVAWLGRLSGADLAAAYAAFDVFVHTGSEETFGQTVQEAHASGLPVVAPRAGGPIDLVDHGVDGLLFPQADDRALRAAVSMLVRDAPLRLRMGEAGRRAVLGRGWDVLVAELIRYYEHVIVNACTATAQESGQRTRRQRAYS, encoded by the coding sequence ATGCGCGTCGCCATCGTCAGCGAGAGCTTCCTCCCCACGGTGAACGGGGTCACGACGAGCGTCCTGCGGGTGCTCGAACAGCTGGCCGCGCTCGGGCACGAGGCGATCGTGATCTGTCCGGACGCGGGCGCGCCGGCGGAATACGCTGGCTTCCGCATCCACCAGGTGCCGTCGATCGCTTACCGGCAGTTTCCGGTGGGGCTGCCGAGCCCGCAGGTGCAGCGCATCCTGGCCCGGTTCGCGCCCGATGTGCTGCACGCGGCATCGCCGTTCTTCCTGGGCGCTCAGGCGATCGCGGCGGCCAACCGGCTGGGGGTGCCGTCGGTCGCGGTCTATCAGACGGATGTCGCCGGTTTCGCGCGGCGGAACGGCTTCGGGATGACGTCGGCCATCGCCGGGAAGTACGTCGCCTGGGTCCACGAGGGCGCCGATGTGACCCTCGCGCCCTCCGCCGCCTCCGAGTACGACCTGAGGACGGCGGGAGTGAAGCCGCTGGGGCGCTGGGGCCGCGGGGTGGACCTGGAGCGTTACCACCCGAACAATCGCACCGCCCGCGCGGCCGTCGAACTGCGCGAGCGGCTGTCTCCGCACGGGGAGACGGTCGTGGGCTACGTCGGACGGGTCGCCCCGGAGAAGCAGGTGGAGCGCCTGGCCTCGCTGCGCGGCTTGCCGGGTGTGTCGGTGGCGATCGTGGGCGATGGGCCGTCGCTCCCGGCCGTCTCCGAGGCGCTGAGCGGGATGGAGGTCGCCTGGCTCGGGCGGCTCAGCGGCGCCGACCTCGCGGCAGCGTACGCAGCGTTCGATGTCTTCGTCCACACCGGTTCCGAGGAGACGTTCGGCCAGACCGTGCAGGAGGCGCACGCTTCCGGGCTCCCCGTCGTCGCGCCGCGGGCGGGCGGGCCGATCGACCTCGTCGATCACGGTGTGGACGGGCTGCTGTTCCCGCAGGCCGATGACAGAGCGCTGCGCGCGGCCGTCTCCATGCTGGTCCGGGACGCGCCGCTCCGGCTCCGGATGGGGGAGGCGGGACGGCGGGCTGTGCTCGGGCGCGGCTGGGACGTGCTCGTCGCCGAACTGATCCGGTACTACGAGCACGTCATCGTGAACGCATGCACAGCGACCGCGCAGGAAAGCGGGCAGCGCACCCGCAGACAGCGCGCTTACAGTTAA
- a CDS encoding magnesium and cobalt transport protein CorA produces the protein MANPNRRGIPMPFTSRSRRGDPLRSPSPSLVERSPAQRSSMVDSAVYADGVRVASPQTLAETYRALDRTPGGVAWIGLYRPSEQELMSLAEEFNLHPLAIEDAIVAHQRPKLERYDTVLFVVLKAANYLDVPEEVDFGELHLFVGPNFVITVRHSESPDLSTVRQRMERERDLLALGPQAVLYAIIDAVVDAYSPVVAGLANDIDEIETQVFGGDALVSRRIYELSREVIDFQRATHPLSAVMVALERGSSKYGVTQELERRLRDVADHLTQVNERVDGFRYLLRDILTVNSTLVSERQNEEMTRLAHSSHRQGEEVKKISSWAAILFAPSLIAGVYGMNFTHMPELEWPLGYPMAVLAMLGLSTLLYAIFKRRGWL, from the coding sequence ATGGCGAACCCGAACCGACGCGGTATCCCGATGCCCTTCACGTCCCGGTCGCGCCGCGGCGACCCTCTCCGTTCGCCATCGCCCTCCCTTGTCGAGCGTTCGCCCGCGCAGCGCTCCAGCATGGTCGACAGCGCGGTCTACGCGGACGGCGTGCGCGTCGCGTCGCCGCAGACCCTGGCCGAGACCTATCGCGCGCTCGACCGCACGCCGGGCGGGGTCGCCTGGATCGGCCTCTACCGGCCGAGCGAGCAGGAGCTCATGTCGCTCGCGGAGGAGTTCAACCTCCACCCGCTCGCAATCGAGGACGCGATCGTCGCGCATCAGCGGCCGAAGCTGGAACGCTACGACACGGTGCTCTTCGTCGTGCTCAAGGCGGCTAACTATCTGGATGTCCCCGAGGAGGTCGACTTCGGCGAGCTGCATCTCTTCGTCGGGCCGAACTTCGTGATCACCGTTCGTCACAGCGAGTCGCCCGACCTCTCCACCGTGCGGCAGCGGATGGAGCGTGAGCGCGACCTGCTCGCCCTCGGTCCGCAGGCCGTCCTGTACGCCATCATCGACGCCGTCGTGGACGCTTACAGCCCCGTGGTCGCGGGTCTCGCCAACGACATCGACGAGATCGAGACGCAGGTGTTCGGCGGGGACGCCCTGGTCTCCCGGCGCATCTACGAACTCTCGCGCGAGGTCATCGACTTCCAGCGCGCCACGCACCCCCTCTCCGCCGTCATGGTGGCGCTGGAACGCGGCTCCTCGAAATACGGCGTGACCCAGGAGCTCGAACGCCGCCTGCGCGATGTCGCCGACCACCTCACCCAGGTGAACGAGCGCGTCGATGGTTTCCGCTACCTGCTGCGCGACATCCTGACGGTGAACTCGACCCTCGTCTCCGAGCGCCAGAACGAGGAGATGACCCGCCTCGCGCACTCCAGCCATCGCCAGGGCGAAGAGGTGAAGAAGATCTCCTCGTGGGCGGCCATCCTGTTCGCGCCCTCGCTCATCGCGGGCGTCTACGGGATGAACTTCACGCATATGCCGGAACTGGAATGGCCGCTGGGCTATCCGATGGCGGTGCTCGCGATGCTGGGGCTGAGCACGCTGCTGTATGCGATCTTCAAGCGGCGCGGGTGGCTGTAG
- a CDS encoding BMP family lipoprotein, which produces MTITARKSALTGLVAAGVVALLAACGSAPSSSNSAGANSTYMPCIVSDQGGFNDRSFNQLGLEGVQEAAKKIGSSYKQVQSKSANDYLPNIKSLIQQGCSVIVASGFNLVAPVKEAAAANPKVSFVMVDDNSIKADNVKPVVFDTDEAGLLAGYAAASYSKTGVIGTYGGQKLPSVTIFMDGIVDGVKYYNQQKGADKKVIGWDLASQDGQFVNSFVDLNTSKTIAQTMLGQNADVLAPIGGPIYQGAGAAIKDSGKDVTLIGNDADVFLTDQNGFNSLFLTSIMKNIKPTVATVVEQAASGSAFDNSPYVGTLKNNGVGVAPFHDFASKIDSTLKSELDKIKAGIVDGSIKVESPSAFAQ; this is translated from the coding sequence TTGACCATCACAGCTCGTAAGTCCGCGCTCACCGGCCTCGTCGCGGCCGGTGTCGTCGCGCTGCTCGCGGCCTGCGGCTCAGCGCCCAGCTCGTCGAACTCGGCCGGCGCGAACTCGACCTATATGCCCTGCATCGTCTCCGACCAGGGCGGTTTCAACGACCGCTCGTTCAACCAGCTCGGCCTGGAGGGCGTGCAGGAGGCCGCGAAGAAGATCGGCAGCTCCTACAAGCAGGTCCAGTCGAAGAGCGCCAACGACTATCTGCCCAACATCAAGAGTCTGATCCAGCAGGGGTGCAGCGTCATCGTCGCCTCCGGGTTCAACCTGGTCGCGCCGGTGAAGGAGGCCGCCGCCGCGAACCCCAAGGTGAGCTTCGTCATGGTCGACGACAACAGCATCAAGGCCGACAACGTCAAACCGGTCGTCTTCGACACCGACGAGGCCGGATTACTCGCCGGGTACGCGGCGGCGAGCTATTCGAAGACCGGTGTCATCGGCACCTACGGTGGTCAGAAGCTCCCCTCGGTCACGATCTTCATGGACGGCATCGTGGACGGCGTGAAGTACTACAATCAGCAGAAGGGCGCCGACAAGAAGGTCATCGGCTGGGATCTCGCGTCGCAGGACGGCCAGTTCGTCAATAGCTTCGTCGACCTCAACACGTCGAAGACGATCGCCCAGACCATGCTCGGCCAGAACGCCGATGTGCTGGCCCCGATCGGCGGCCCGATCTACCAGGGCGCCGGTGCGGCGATCAAGGACTCCGGCAAGGATGTCACCCTGATCGGGAACGACGCCGATGTCTTCCTCACCGACCAGAACGGCTTCAACAGCCTGTTCCTGACCTCGATCATGAAGAACATCAAGCCGACGGTCGCGACGGTCGTCGAGCAGGCCGCCTCCGGCAGCGCGTTCGACAACTCGCCGTATGTCGGGACGTTGAAGAACAACGGCGTCGGCGTCGCCCCGTTCCACGACTTCGCCTCGAAGATCGACTCCACCCTGAAGAGCGAGCTGGACAAGATTAAGGCCGGCATCGTCGACGGCTCGATCAAGGTCGAGTCGCCGTCGGCGTTCGCCCAGTAG
- a CDS encoding ABC transporter ATP-binding protein, producing the protein MKLELRGITKRFGALVANDRIDLTVEPGEIHCLLGENGAGKSTLMNVLYGLYQADEGEILLDGEVQRFDGPGDAMKAGIGMVHQHFMLIPVFTVAENVMLGHEQTRFGGRLDLTAARAKVREISARFGFDVDPDALVEELPIGVQQRVEIIKALSRDAEVLVFDEPTAVLTPQETDELMTIMKQLAAGGTGIVFITHKLREVREVASRITIMRLGKVAGEADPEASNAELASLMVGRSVELSVRKGEPRLTDNVLRVRDLTVFDAAGAVLVDALSFDVRGGEVLAIAGVQGNGQTELTEALLGLQKRVTGSIELDGRELLGLSVRRILDSGVGFVPEDRNVDGLVAEFSIAENLMLDRSDGAPFVKGVNLQLAFRDTFAEEKVREFDVRSQGIATRVGRLSGGNQQKVVLARELSRELRLFVAAQPTRGLDVGSIEFVHERIIAARGAGVPVIVVSTELDEIVALGDRVAVMYRGGVVGIVPATTPREILGLMMTGEAPPAEYLVETEGASA; encoded by the coding sequence ATGAAACTCGAACTCCGCGGCATCACGAAGAGATTCGGCGCCCTGGTCGCGAACGACCGCATCGACCTGACGGTCGAACCCGGTGAGATCCACTGCCTGCTCGGCGAGAACGGCGCCGGCAAGTCGACCCTCATGAACGTCCTGTACGGCCTGTACCAGGCGGATGAGGGCGAGATCCTCCTCGACGGCGAGGTCCAGCGCTTCGACGGTCCCGGCGACGCCATGAAGGCGGGCATCGGGATGGTCCACCAGCATTTCATGCTCATCCCCGTCTTCACCGTCGCCGAGAATGTCATGCTCGGCCACGAGCAGACCAGGTTCGGCGGCCGTCTCGATCTCACGGCGGCTCGCGCGAAGGTGCGCGAGATCTCGGCACGGTTCGGCTTCGATGTCGACCCGGACGCGTTGGTCGAGGAGCTGCCCATCGGCGTCCAGCAGCGCGTGGAGATCATCAAGGCGCTCTCGCGCGATGCCGAAGTGCTCGTGTTCGACGAGCCGACGGCCGTTCTGACGCCGCAGGAGACCGATGAGCTCATGACGATCATGAAGCAGCTCGCCGCCGGCGGGACGGGCATCGTCTTCATCACCCACAAGCTCCGCGAGGTTCGCGAGGTGGCGAGCCGCATCACCATCATGCGGCTCGGCAAGGTGGCCGGCGAGGCCGACCCGGAGGCGTCCAACGCCGAGCTCGCCTCGCTCATGGTGGGCCGCAGTGTCGAGCTGAGCGTCCGGAAGGGCGAGCCGCGGCTCACGGACAATGTCCTCCGCGTGCGGGATCTCACCGTTTTCGACGCAGCCGGGGCCGTTCTGGTCGACGCGCTGAGCTTCGATGTCCGCGGCGGCGAGGTGCTCGCCATCGCCGGTGTCCAGGGCAATGGCCAGACGGAGCTGACCGAGGCGCTCCTCGGCCTGCAGAAGCGGGTGACCGGGTCGATCGAGCTCGACGGCCGCGAGCTCCTCGGCCTCTCCGTGCGGAGGATCCTCGACTCCGGCGTCGGGTTCGTCCCGGAGGACCGCAACGTGGACGGCCTGGTCGCCGAGTTCTCCATCGCCGAGAATCTGATGCTCGACCGCTCCGATGGCGCCCCCTTCGTCAAAGGGGTGAACCTTCAGCTCGCGTTCCGCGACACGTTCGCGGAGGAGAAGGTGCGCGAGTTCGACGTGCGCTCCCAGGGCATCGCGACCCGCGTCGGCCGGCTCTCCGGCGGCAACCAGCAGAAGGTCGTCCTCGCGCGCGAGCTGAGCCGCGAACTCCGCCTTTTCGTGGCCGCGCAGCCGACTCGCGGTCTGGATGTCGGCTCGATCGAGTTCGTCCACGAGAGGATCATCGCGGCGCGCGGCGCCGGGGTGCCGGTCATCGTCGTCTCCACGGAGCTGGACGAGATCGTCGCGCTCGGCGACCGCGTCGCGGTCATGTACCGCGGCGGCGTCGTGGGCATCGTGCCCGCCACCACGCCCCGGGAGATCCTCGGCCTCATGATGACCGGTGAGGCCCCACCGGCGGAGTACCTCGTCGAGACAGAAGGAGCCTCCGCGTGA